The Macaca nemestrina isolate mMacNem1 chromosome 6, mMacNem.hap1, whole genome shotgun sequence genome window below encodes:
- the LOC105482369 gene encoding magnesium transporter NIPA4 codes for MELRVSNASCENGSLLHLYCSSQEVLCQIVGDLSPEVPSNATFHSWQERIRQNYGFYIGLGLAFLSSFLIGSSVILKKKGLLRLVATGATRAVDGGFGYLKDTMWWAGFLTMAAGEVANFGAYAFAPATVVTPLGALSVLISAILSSYFLGESLNLLGKLGCVICVAGSTVMVIHAPEEEKVTTIMEMASKMKDTGFIVFAVLLLVSCLILIFVIAPRYGQRNILIYIIICSVIGAFSVAAVKGLGITIKNFFQGLPVVRHPLPYILSLILALSLSTQVNFLNRALDIFNTSLVFPIYYVFFTTVVVTSSIILFKEWYSMSAVDIAGTLSGFVTIILGVFMLHAFKDLDISCASLPHMHKNPPPSPAPEPTVIRLEDKNVLVDNIELASTSSPEEKPKVFIIHS; via the exons GTTCCCTGCTCCACCTCTACTGCTCCTCCCAAGAAGTCCTGTGCCAGATTGTCGGTGACCTCAGCCCTGAGGTGCCCAGCAATGCCACCTTTCACAGCTGGCAGGAAAGGATCAGGCAGAACTATGGCTTCTACATCGGCCTGGGCCTGGCCTTCCTGTCCAGCTTCCTCATCGGCAGCAGCGTCATCCTCAAGAAGAAAGGCCTCCTGCGACTCGTGGCCACAGGAGCCACGAGAGCTG TGGACGGAGGCTTCGGCTACCTGAAAGATACAATGTGGTGGGCTGGATTTCTCACCA TGGCTGCTGGAGAAGTTGCCAACTTTGGAGCCTATGCATTTGCACCTGCAACAGTCGTCACGCCTCTGGGAGCACTGAGTGTCCTCATAAG TGCCATCCTCTCCTCATATTTCCTGGGAGAGAGTCTGAATCTGCTGGGGAAGCTGGGCTGCGTGATCTGTGTGGCCGGCAGCACGGTGATGGTGATACATGCCCCTGAGGAAGAGAAGGTCACCACTATCATGGAGATGGCTTCCAAGATGAAAGACACAG GGTTCATCGTGTTTGCTGTGCTTCTGCTGGTGTCATGCCTCATCCTCATCTTTGTCATCGCCCCACGTTACGGGCAAAGGAATATTCTCATCTACATCATCATCTGCTCTGTGATCGGGGCCTTCTCCGTGGCTGCTGTCAAGGGGCTGGGCATCACCATCAAGAACTTCTTCCAGGGGCTGCCAGTTGTCAGGCACCCACTCCCCTACATCCTGTCCCTCATCCTGGCACTGTCCCTCAGCACTCAGGTCAACTTCCTCAACAGGGCACTGGACATTTTCAACACCTCCCTGGTGTTCCCCATCTACTACGTGTTCTTCACCACGGTGGTCGTTACCTCGTCCATCATCCTCTTCAAGGAGTGGTACAGCATGTCTGCTGTGGATATTGCGGGCACCCTCTCGGGCTTTGTCACCATCATCCTGGGCGTGTTCATGCTGCATGCTTTCAAAGACCTGGACATCAGCTGCGCCAGCTTGCCCCACATGCACAAAAACCCACCCCCTTCTCCCGCCCCAGAACCCACTGTCATTAGACTGGAAGACAAGAACGTCCTTGTGGACAATATAGAACTCGCCAGCACCTCATCGCCAGAAGAGAAACCCAAAGTATTTATAATCCATTCTTGA